The DNA region GCCTGTGCTATGGCGTTTATCTCGGCATGCGACCCCCGGCAGATCTCGTGTCTCTCGGCTGATGGTATCCCGAGCTTCTCCCGAAGGCACCCCGCCTCCTCACAATGGATTATTCCCTTTGGCGCACCATTGTAGCCTGTGCTGAGGATCTGGCGGTCCCTGACGAGCACAGCTCCCACCTTTCTTCGCAGACAGGTGCTCCTGCTTGCGACTGCCTTGGCTATCATCAAAAAGTAGCTGTCCCAGTCCGGACGGTCCAATATATTTTCCTCCCCGGCAGATATTCATCTATTGCATAAAGTATAGTTTATATTGGGACATTTATGTTGATAAAAGGGTGCCGGCCGATTAAATTTCATCTCTGCAAGGCATGTCCCGGCGTTAAGCCCCCGGCATCCGTTATCTATGGAAGCAGGGAAATGCTAACTTTACGCACACCTAATTGAATTTACACGCAGGATCGATTTTTTGCGACAGGAAATTACGGAGATATCAGATGTTTTTGATAAGTTTTTTAACTGCGGCCCTAAGGTCACTGTAAGCGTGGCTCATCTCCCTTGCACATTCCTTTGCCGTCCTGCCGCACAGTATGCAGCTTCGGGCGGGAAGACCCAGGTCTGACCTTGAGATCGATTTTCCGCACACTATTATGTCGATGTCGAGGATACGCCCTTCGGGAGAGCATTCCTCCAGATCTACAGCCACTTTTTTTGCCCTTTGCGTGTCAGATCCCCACCCGCGGAAAAATCCGATCCAGCACAGGCCGGCTTCATTTGAGATCATATCCGTGCGAAAGGGATCAGATCCCCATCTGAGGGAAAAGAGGAGAGCAAACTTTTCTATAGCCCGACAGTCATTTTTGATCCTTTTGGGGTATCCCGGGATGTTGAGGGTGATCTGGCAGGCAAATACGCCTTCAGAGAGGTGATGGTCCCTCGCTTTGGCCCTCTCTTCCCTTCCGGAAAGGATTCCGGAAAGGGCCTCTCCTGTGTCAGTTTTCATTATGTTCATGGATCAGTTTTTCGGCGACGGTCCTGCCTTTTTCGGAAGATAGGTAGTCCATTGTGACAGAAGGGAGCATTTTTTTTAGTGCTTCAATGTCGTTTTCAACGATTGCCCTTCTTGCCCTTGAGGCCGAGACAGCTGTTCCCGAAATGTCGTTCAGCCGAATTATCTCCACAACTTCAACTCCCCGGGGAGGAAGCACCTTTTTCATCATCTCATTGTACTTTGCGGTAGTTGGACAGAAGGGTTCTGTCCCGACAAAACGTTTTTTTATCAGGAGCTCTGGCACGAAAAGATTCGCAAAGAGCGTTGCGTCAAGTTCTGCCTGTCTCTCTGCAACAGATGCCAGCCCCTTATCCTTCAGGAAATAAGTCGGGAAGGTGGCCCTTGAGACGGCGTAGTCTCCGCTTGGAATGACCTTGACGTTCCTGAGGTCTCTCGTGCCCTCTTCCACAAGCTGCAGCCGGTCACTGAAGGGGAAGAGCGAGACGTCTTCCTGGACTATGATCACATAGAGACCGTCACATTCTCCGGCCGCCTTCTCAATAAGATATCTGTGCCCGAGCGTGAAGGGGTTGCAGTTCATGACGGAAGCGCCGATATTTTTACAGCCTGCGAAGGTCCTGTTTTTCCTGAGCATCAGACGGTAATCATCTGATGATGGATGCCCGGACTCCATAAGGACTATGGTATCTGTCCTTGCCAGTTCGCTGAATCCCAGGGAGGCAAACTTGTCTGCCATGTCACGCTTCGTGTAGACGAAAAGGTGGAAGATCCCGTTTTCTCTGGCGTATCTCAGCAGATCCGAAATGACCATTCCGGAAAGCCCTGCCTCCTGCCATTCCGGGTCGGCAGCGACCATCTTTATCACCTTGCCCTGAATGCTTGCCGTGGCAATTATCTTTTCGTCAGTATTTTCGACGACTGCAGTACAGTCAGGCGAGCCTTCAAATGTCAGTCCGTTTATCCCAAGCAGCGATTCCACCTGTTTTTTTTCGTTCCTGCTGAGATCCCTGATAGTCCTTGTCTGAAGGCCAAACATCGGGTCCTATTCCTTCTCAAGCTTTCTTTTGAGGATCTCACCGATGCTCGATCGGGGCATTTCTGAAAGGAAATCGATGATCCTAGGTACCTTGTAATAGGAGAGTTTCTTCTTGCAGTGTTCGGTCAGGTCCTTTGAAGTTGCCTTATCATCCTTTTTCAGAACGACAAAGGCCTTTACGATCTCTCCGCTTATAGACCGCGGGACCCCTATGACTGCAGCTTCTGCGACCGCGGGATGCTCAAGGAGGACTTTTTCCACTTCCTGTGCGTACACCTTGAATCCCCCTACAAAGATGACCTCTGTCCTCCGTCCTACGAGATAGAGGTATCCCTCATCGTCGAATCTCGCGATGTCGCAGGTATCGAACCATCCGTCGACGAACCTCTGGGAGGTAAGTTCCGGATTGCGGTAGTAGCATTTTGCAACATTGTCCCCCCTGATCCAGAGGTGTCCCTCCGAACTGGCCGACAGGGCTTCGCCTTCATCGTTCCTTATCTGGGCCTCCACACAGGACAGAAGCGTCCCTACACTCCCTGCTCTCCTGTTTTCTATTCCCGGGGCTATAGATACAACTGATGCGGCTTCGGTAAGTCCGTAGCCCTCTATTACCGGCACTCCCAGAGCTTCCTGCGCCCTCTTGTCGAAATCCAGCGGCAGCCTGTCACCCCCCGACAGTATGTATCTGAGTGTTCTGGGCGGGGTTATGCCCCTGGCGGCGGCTCCCAGGAGGAGGGAAATTATGGTAGGGACTGCCGGCACTATTGTCACAGCGGCATTCCTCATGGCGTCCATTGCCGCTTCTGGAGGCATGAACGTCGGAAGGACAACCTGACAGGTCCCTTTTACAAGGGGAATAAGAGAACCGCAGACGAAACCGAATGCGTTGAAATTGGGAAGGGCGTTGAGGAAGACGTCATCGTCGGTCAGTTTGCCAATGTGATCGACACACGCATTTATGCTTGCATAGAGGTTGGAATGCGACAAAGGTACTGCCTTGGGTTCGCCGGTGGTGCCGGATGTGTAAAAAATGACTGCAGTGTCAGAGGATTCTTCTTCGGACGTTCTGCCGGCGATGCTCTCGACAGGCGCATCCAAAGCAGTGACCACACATGGTATCCCTTCCTCTGAGATCAGAGGCACTATGCCGGAAGACCCCCTGTAAGTAATGGAAGCAAACACATCAGCGTGTTTCAGCTGTTTTATAAGCGAAACGTAGCCGCTTCTCGGATCTATCGGCACCACGGTGCCGCCAAGCTTCCATATGGCAATTACGGATGCGAGAAGAATAGGACTGTTCGGAAGAAGGAAAGCCATTCTCTGTCCTGCCTTGAAACCGCTTGCCCGAAAACCTTTTTCGCACTCTTCGATCAGTTCCAGGAATGCGCCGCCGGACCACCATGTCTTCTGCCACCAGATAAAAGGTTCTGCCTTAAGTGATTCAAGGTTTGATATTATGATATCTTCAAGTCTGGGAGCCAATGCTTCCCCTCCACTCTATTAAAGCGTCAATCCCATGTATGCTTCCCATGCCGCCGAGAAAGGCAGCATACTCTCCGGGACGTCATATCTCGGATGATGCAGGCCGTACTCCAATCCAGTCCCCATCAGCATAAAGACAGAGGGTACACAGGAACTGAAGAAGGAAAAATCTTCCCCTGAGAGCAGCGGCCGTTCAAGCATCTTAATACCATCCTCGCCGAAGAACGGAATGCCCGCGGCAAGGATCTTGTCTACCATTTCAGAGTCGTTGTCCACCTGACCGTAGTTTCTCGTGTATTCGACCGAAGCCAGCCCCCTGAAGGCTTTCGCGATCGCAGGAGCCATGTTTTCTATCCTTCCCTGCACGAAGTCCCTCGTTTTCGGGCTGAAAGCCCTGAGAGTCCCCCATACGTTGACCTGCTCCGGTATCACATTATAAGCGAAACCTGCCTCGACGTGTCCGAAAGATACTACCACGGGTTCTCTAGGGTCGATCTCTCTGGTAAGCATAGTCTGTATCGCTATCACGATGTGCGATGAAATAGTTACGGGATCAACTGTCATGTGGGGTTCGGCAGCGTGGCCGGCAGTGCCTCTGATGTCGATGTGTATCTTGTCTGAGAGGGCTGTAAGGACTCCCCTGCGGAGGAAAAGCTCTCCGTACGGAAGCTCTGACCACCAATGCAGCGAAGCAGCGCTTCCTATGTCGAAAGTCTCAAGAAACCTGTTTTCTACAAGGGTCCTCGCTCCGCCCCTTCCTTCACCGGCAGGCTGAAAGAGCAGGACCACTTTTTTCTTAAGTTTGTCCCTGTGGAGAGACAGTACCTTTGCAGCGCCGAGCAGGGAAGCCATATGAGCGTCGTGGCCGCATCCGTGCATGAGTCCGGGCATGCATGAGGAGAAGGGAAGTCCCGTCTCTTCTTCAACGGCTATCGCATCCATGCAGGAGCGCAGCAGTATGGCAGGTCCGGGAAGGTCATTGCCCAGTATTCCGATGACTGCGGTGGGTATGGCAAAACCGGAGACGACCTCCATGCCCTCGATCGACTCAAGGACTTTGGTGATTTTGGAGGCGGTAATATTTTCTTCGAAAGCAAGTTCGGGGAACTGGTGGAAATCCCTTCTCCAGTCCTGCATTTCCTCTGAAATGTTCTCTGCATCGGCCAGAAGCCTTGCTCCCAGAGCAGAGAGTCCTGAATCTTCAGACATATCGTATACTTCCTTTCATCTCCGGAAAGCACTAGATGAATAATGGCTAAGTTTATCACAAATATGGGATATAGTGTACAATTGGTCAGTCGGAAGGCTTTTCGGTTCTATGAAAGACGGAGGATGCGGATAATGTGGACCAGAACTCCAAAGGAATAATCGCCCTTTTTTCAGCCTACATCATCTGGGGGGCAATGCCAATATACTGGAAGGCCATCGAAGCTGTCTCTTCGTTTGAGATACTTGGACACCGCGTGGTATGGTCAGTTGTTTTTACTTCCGTTCTTATCGCGTTCAATAAAAACTGGCAAATCTTTAAAAAAATGCTCAGATCTGGGAAAAGAGATCTGTTCTGGCTGGCTGTAGGAGGCTTCCTCATCTCTTTCAACTGGGGCCTATATATATGGGCAGTCAATGACGGAAGGGTCCTTGAGACAAGCCTTGGATACTTTATCAACCCGCTTCTGAGCATGTTTTTGGGGATGATTTTCTTTAAAGAAAAACTTAACAGGATACAGACTCTGGCACTGGCACTGGCTGTCCTCGGCGTATCCATCGAGCTTGCCGCGGCAGGCTCACTGCCTCTCGTCTCCCTTGGCCTCGCTCTCTCTTTCGGCCTTTACGGCGTCCTTAAAAAGACAGTCAGAGTGAGCCCTGAAATAGCTCTCTTCACAGAGACTCTGACAGTGACCCCATTTGCGATGGCCTGGCTTATTTTTCTGCAAAAAGAGGGTGCTTCGTCTTTCCCATATGACAGCATGACGAACCTTATGCTGGCAGGCTCAGGGATAATGACTTCAATACCCCTGCTCATGTTCGCTTACGGGGCGTCACGCGTTCCGCTGACGACCGTAGGCTTTGTGCAGTACGCCACCCCCACGCTGAGCTTTGCGGTCGGATTGCTGATATTCAAGGAAGATATCCATATAAACAGGGTCTTTACCTTTATGTTTATATGGGCTGCCCTTGCCATGTATTCGGCGGATCTCATCTTTTCAGGCAGAAAGAGCGCTAAGAAAGACAACTCCTGACTTTTTCTTTTCAATTTCTTTCCGGCCCGGGTAAGATCGACCCTTTTCTGCTATTGACTTACATACCCTAGAGTATGTATAATTCGCTATGCAATTTTTTATAAGGATGTGATGTGTTGCCTAGAAAGACCAAGGAAGATTCCCAATTGACCAGAAGCAGGCTCCTTGAGTCGGCCCTTGATGTCTTCTCAGAGAAGAGCTTTGCCGATGTGACTCTGAGCGAGATAGCGGAGAGGGTCGGCATGACTAAGGGAGCTCTCTACTGGCACTTTAAAAACAAAAACGATATTTTTCTGAAGCTGGTGGCAGAGATATGCCTTGATGCGGAGAGGCAGTTTTCGGAAAAATACGGCGAACCGAAAACATTGGCCGACCTCAGAGATCATTACAAGAGAAGACTTGTTCCACCGGACAAAAACGACAGGTTTATGAAGATCCATGCGCTGATGCTGAGGAGGTTCGAATGGCCCGAAGAAGTGCAGTCGAATATATTCAACATCCTTAAAGACCAGATAAAAAGGGAAAAAAAGATGGTGAACGAGATCCTTCTGAAGTCACGGGAGGAAGATATCATCAGGCAGGACATACTGACAGAGGATGTCGCCGGAGCGATAACGTCGGTATTTTACGGCCTCTTCATACTGGCGCTGAATGAGATAGTTGCCGAAGACCTCTCAAAGTACGCTGATTATATCTGTGACGCTTTCAGGAAAGACCTGACAGCAAAAGAAGACTGAACATTTTTATTAAGAAAGAGCAGGTGCGCATATATGACATCACTTGGTGAAGATGGAAAGATTCGGATCAACAACCCTAAACACAGAGGCGGGCTGATCAAAACAGCGGCAGTCCTGGCAATTGCGGTCCTGATCGGATTCGCGCTCAAAAGCCACTTCAGCCCTGACGCTTCGGCGAAGCGGGCAAACATGCAGCCGCAGGCCCCTGCCGTAGTACTGTACAATGTGAGCGAAAAGACTCTCTCATCGAGCCGCAGTTTCATTGGCAGGGTCGAAGCCATACAGAGCGTTTCCCTAAGGCCACAGGTCTCGGGGGAGATCATGAAGGTGAACTTCAAAGAAGGTTCTTTCGTAAAAGCGGGGCAGATCCTTTTTACAATAGACAGCAGCAACTATCAGGCTACCGTCGACCTGAGAAGAGCGGAGCTTGAACAGGCCCAGGCGTCTCTGACCAAGTCAGAAAAATATCTTGCCCGCGTAAAGTCAGCGGACAAACGGAGCATTTCAGCCAGCGACATAGATGCTGCAGAGAGCGCATTCCTCCAGGCAAAGGCGGGTGTTTCGCAGGCAAAGGCAGCTTTGAAGCTTGCTGAAATAGATCTTGCCCATACCCGGATCTTGTCTCCTATCACAGGCCGGACAGGCGCAGCGGCCTACACTAAGGGCAACTACGTGACACCCGCTTCGGGAGCACTTGCAACGATAATACAAACCGATCCCGTACGTGTTTCATTTGCCCTTCCTGACAAAGACTACCTGGATCAGCTGGAACTATTCAGGAAAAACGGGCCTGTCTACCGTACCACCCTTGTGTTGTCCAACGGAAGAGAGCTCGACATACAGGGTGAAAGGGATTTTGAAAGCAACAAAGTGGACGACAGGACCGGGACCATTGAAATGGTGATACGCTTTCCTAATCCGGAAGGGATACTTATCCCCGGCTCTATGGTGCGGATCGGGACAAGACCGATTGAGAACGATCCCAGCATGATCATCCCGCAGGAATCCATTCTTGCAGACTCTCAGGGAAGCTATGTCTACACGGTCGATGAAAAGAACATTGCACACCAGACAAGGATAGAACTCGGAGAAGAGGTCGGGACGATGCGCAAGGTCACTAAGGGGCTGAAGCAGAATGACAGGGTGATCCGCATCGGACTCCAGAACGTCCGTCCCGAGACCCCTGTGGCTCCTGCAAAAATTGGGACTGAGACCAAGACAGCCGCTGAGATAGCCGGAATGTCGGAGGAAGAGGCCCTGGCTTCGGAGACAGCTTCTTCGGATAAAAAAGAAGGAAACTAAGATGTTTTCGAAATTTTTCATCAAACGACCCAGATTTGCAATGGTCATAGCCATAGTACTGGCTCTGGCCGGATCGATAAGCGCCTTCAGACTGCCGGTCGCACAGTATCCTGATGTCACACCTCCGCAGATAAGCGTCAGCACCTCATACCGGGGAGCAGATGCCGCCACCCTTGCGAACACTGTCGCCGCTCCGCTTGAAGAGCAGATGAACGGTGTCGACGGGATGATCTACATGAGCTCGACATCAGACAACAGCGGTAATTACGAACTGGCGATAACTTTTGAGATGGGTACCGACCCCGACATGGCCCTTGTCAAAGTGCAGAACCGTGTCCAGCAGGCAACGCCTATGCTGCCGAGCGAGGTCACGGCACAGGGTATAACTGTTGAGTCAAGATTCTCAGACACACTGGGATTTGTAGGAATTATCTCGCCCAACGGAACCAAGGACGGGGCATTCCTCATGGACTACGCTGAAAATAATGTAAAAAACGTTTTTAAGCGTGTTCCGGGGATGGGAGACTGCAGAGTATTCGGATCCAAATACAGCATACGCATCTGGCTCGATCCCGAGCGTATAGCCTCGATGGGGATCAGCATCAACGATGTTTCCTCCGCCATAAAGAGCCAGAACAGACAGGCTTCGATCGGTTCGATCGGGACTGCGCCCGCAAAGACTGATCAGCCTCTTGTCTATTCATTGACTGCCAGGGGGCGCCTCAACTCAGTAAGTGAGTTTGAGAACATAATCCTGCGTACCACAGCTGAGGGCGGACTGGTAAAGCTTAAGGACGTCTCCAGGATCGAACTGGGTTCCGAGACATACGCATTTGACGCGACATTCAACGGCAGTCCGGCTGCAATGATGCTTCTGACCCAGTCCTCTGGCTCCAATGCACTTGATGTAATGGCGGGAGCCAAGAAAACGATCGAGGAGCTTAAGCCGCAGCTGCCGAATGACACTGAATTCGTTCTGGGCTACGACTCCACAGAATACGTGACTTCAACGATCAAAGAGATCATAATGACGCTGTTTATGACATTCTCACTTGTCGTTTTTGTCTGCTACATCTTCCTTCAGGACCTCAGGGTCACTCTTGTCCCTGTCGCGGCGATCCCCGTTTCTCTTCTGGCAACGTTTACCGGCCTGGCAATGTTGGGCTACAGCATCAATATCCTTTCGCTCTTCGGCCTTGTCCTTGTCATCGGAACAGTTGTCGACGACGCGATCATTGTTGTCGAACGGGTCCTTTTTATAATGGACAGAGACCACTGTGACACGGAAACGGCAACATTGCAGGCGATGAGGGACGTAACCGGTCCTATGGCGGCGACAACGCTGGTCTTCCTGGCCATATTCGTTCCGGTAGGTTTCATGGGAGGCATAACGGGGCAGATATACAGGCAGTTTGCAGTGACCATATCATTCTCGGTAGTCTTTTCCCTCATAGTGGCGCTTACGCTCAGCCCGGCGATGTGCGCCCATTTTCTCAAAAAGGTGCATCCTAAAAAAAGCGGTCCGCTCAAGTGGTTTAACGACGTGCTCGGCGTGTCGACCACGAAATACGTATCCGGTTCTGTCTGGCTTGCGAGGAGAAAGGCGGTCACCGTTGCAGCCCTTGCCGCAGTGATCATTGCGGCGGCATTGTCAGCCAAGTATCTGCCCACGGAATTTCTGCCTACAGAGGATCAGGGCGCGGCATTCGCGGCCATCCAGCTGCCTGAAGGGGCAAGCCTGGGAAGGACACAGGCTGTAATGGACAAACTCATCCCCCAGATAAAGGATATACCCGGAGTAAAATTTGCAATGGGAATAAAAGGTTACAGCATAATAGGCGGATCAAGCGAAAATATGGGTTCCATAATAGTTCCGCTTGAACACTGGGAGGATAGAAAGAGGAAAGAGAAAAGCCTTCAGAACATCGTCGGCAGGATCGTAGCGATAGGAGCGTCAGTTCCCGAGGCTCAGATAAACGTGTTCACCCCCCCGGCAATACAGGGTCTTGGAGTTAGCGGAGGCATCGATATGCGTCTTCAGTCACGCATGGAGAATGACCCGGAGAGGATGGCGATGGTCCTAAGGGATTTCGTAGGGAAGGTAAACCAGATCCCGGAAGTTCTCTATGCGTACAGCACTTACACGTCAAACACGCCTCATCTGTTCCTGGACATCGACAGAGAAAAGGCAGAGATGCTGAATGTACCCGTAGGTAATATATTTGCAACTCTGCAGACATATTTCGGATCGGCATACATAAACGACATCAACATCGGTACCCAGGTTAACAAGGTAATGGTGCAGTCGGACTGGAACTTCAGAAACAGCATAGGCAACGTGGGAAGCATACACGTGAACAGCACCGCGGGCGAACCGGTCCCACTCCAAAGCCTGGTGTCGGTCAAGAACACAGTTGCGCCCCGTTCCATATCAAGGTACAACCTCTATCCGAGTGCAGCCGTGACAGTGGTGATGAAACAGGGATTTTCTACAGGCCAGGGAATAATCAAGCTCAGGGAACTGGCCAAAGACCTCCCGGCAGGCTACGGATACGAATGGTCGGGAATGACTTATCAGGAACAGAAGGCCAAGGGGCAGATAGCCATCATCATCACGATCGCGATGATCTTTGCATATCTTTTCCTTGTAGCGCAGTATGAGAGCTGGACTGTTCCCGTACCGGTAATACTTTCACTGCCTGTCGCGGTCCTGGGGGCGCTTGCCGGAGTCTATGTCATGGGACTCTCTGTCTCCATATACGTACAGCTCGGCATACTGCTTCTCATAGGACTGGCGGGAAAGAATGCGATACTTATCGTTGAGTTCGCAAAGGAGCAGCGTGAGGATAAGGGCCTTTCGATAATCGATGCCGCGGCTGAGGCAGCGCGTGAACGTTTGCGCGCGGTCCTTATGACAGCCTTCACCTGCGTCGTCGGGGTCCTTCCCATGCTTTTTGCAAGCGGAGCAGGCGCGGGCAGCAGAAAGGCAGTAGGTACCACGATATGCTACGGGATGACTACAGCGACTGTGCTGGGAATATTCCTTATACCCGCCCTTTATGTGATCTTTCAGACTCTGAGGGAAAACATAAAAGGCCGCATAAAGTCCGTATGGGGCAAGGAACAGGGGAGTCTATGACAATGAAAAAGATAACAATCGCGATAATAATGGCGATCCTTCTTATTTCAGGAACGGCTTCGGCACAGAACACCCGGGATACGGCCGACCAGGATCTTGCTCATGGCAAATGGATAGAGATGGCTCAAAGGTATCCGGTCCCCGCGGTCTCCCAGGACCAGATGGTCAGGCCTGACCCCAAAATGCTGTCTGAGTGGTGGGAGTCATTCAACGATGAACTGCTGACGCAGCTGGTCGAGTGGGCGATGCAGAGCAACAGGGACCTGGCCTCGGCACGCGAAAAGGTAACTGAGGCAAGGGCCGCGCTTGGAATAAACAAAGCCGCGCTCCTTCCATGGCTCGACAATACTGATTACTGGTACAACACAAGGACTCCAGTGGAAACAGGCGGTGCGGGAAAAGGGATCGGCATCTACCGCCTGGGTATCGACGCCTCATGGGAGATAGACATTTTCGGGGGTAAAAGGGAGAGCATAAAGGCCGGAGCTGCTTCCCTGGAAGCTCAGTATGCCTCGCTTCACTCAGCCTGGGTGTCGTTGTCTGCCGAGGTGGCGCTCAACTACCTTACTCTGTGTACTCTTCAGGAAAGGCTGCAGATAGCCGAGAGTAACCTTGTCCTCCAGGAAGAGACGCTGGAAATGCTTCAATCCAGGGTAGACGCAGGACTCAGTGACCATCTTGCACTCAACCAGTCGAAATATACTCTTGAGCAGACCAGGGCTGAAATACCACCTATAAAGAAGAGCATCGAGGAAACAAAAAACAACCTGGCCGTGCTTACCGGAAGAGTACCGGGAAGCCTTGGCGAAATGCTTGACAAGGCAAGGCCTATCCCTAAATCCGACCCGGTGATGATGATAGGGATACCGGTAAACAGCATCCGCCAGAGGCCAGACATATTTGCTGCGGAGCGTCAGCTTGCTGCCCAGATCGCGCGTAAAAAATCTGCGAAAGCGGATCTGTGGCCTAAGTTCTACCTTCTGGGATCCATCGGGACTGAGGCGCTCGACACAGGCAGCCTTTTTGAGGGTCCCAACAAGGCATATTCATTCGGCCCGAAGATAACGTGGCCGATATTCCACGGAGGGGCCATCCGTAACAATATCAAAGTTCAGACGGCAAGGCAGGAGCAGTACCTGGCGGCGTACGAGCAGACGGTCCT from Synergistaceae bacterium DZ-S4 includes:
- a CDS encoding cytidine/deoxycytidylate deaminase family protein, with protein sequence MDRPDWDSYFLMIAKAVASRSTCLRRKVGAVLVRDRQILSTGYNGAPKGIIHCEEAGCLREKLGIPSAERHEICRGSHAEINAIAQAAYAGVSTARCWLYCTHEPCVYCTKALINCGCTRIVYLNPYPDKISREIISQSGVETLCIPEESITENNFSTGGSL
- a CDS encoding citrate lyase holo-[acyl-carrier protein] synthase — its product is MNIMKTDTGEALSGILSGREERAKARDHHLSEGVFACQITLNIPGYPKRIKNDCRAIEKFALLFSLRWGSDPFRTDMISNEAGLCWIGFFRGWGSDTQRAKKVAVDLEECSPEGRILDIDIIVCGKSISRSDLGLPARSCILCGRTAKECAREMSHAYSDLRAAVKKLIKNI
- the citC gene encoding [citrate (pro-3S)-lyase] ligase, whose protein sequence is MFGLQTRTIRDLSRNEKKQVESLLGINGLTFEGSPDCTAVVENTDEKIIATASIQGKVIKMVAADPEWQEAGLSGMVISDLLRYARENGIFHLFVYTKRDMADKFASLGFSELARTDTIVLMESGHPSSDDYRLMLRKNRTFAGCKNIGASVMNCNPFTLGHRYLIEKAAGECDGLYVIIVQEDVSLFPFSDRLQLVEEGTRDLRNVKVIPSGDYAVSRATFPTYFLKDKGLASVAERQAELDATLFANLFVPELLIKKRFVGTEPFCPTTAKYNEMMKKVLPPRGVEVVEIIRLNDISGTAVSASRARRAIVENDIEALKKMLPSVTMDYLSSEKGRTVAEKLIHEHNEN
- a CDS encoding AMP-binding protein, whose product is MAPRLEDIIISNLESLKAEPFIWWQKTWWSGGAFLELIEECEKGFRASGFKAGQRMAFLLPNSPILLASVIAIWKLGGTVVPIDPRSGYVSLIKQLKHADVFASITYRGSSGIVPLISEEGIPCVVTALDAPVESIAGRTSEEESSDTAVIFYTSGTTGEPKAVPLSHSNLYASINACVDHIGKLTDDDVFLNALPNFNAFGFVCGSLIPLVKGTCQVVLPTFMPPEAAMDAMRNAAVTIVPAVPTIISLLLGAAARGITPPRTLRYILSGGDRLPLDFDKRAQEALGVPVIEGYGLTEAASVVSIAPGIENRRAGSVGTLLSCVEAQIRNDEGEALSASSEGHLWIRGDNVAKCYYRNPELTSQRFVDGWFDTCDIARFDDEGYLYLVGRRTEVIFVGGFKVYAQEVEKVLLEHPAVAEAAVIGVPRSISGEIVKAFVVLKKDDKATSKDLTEHCKKKLSYYKVPRIIDFLSEMPRSSIGEILKRKLEKE
- a CDS encoding M20 family metallopeptidase encodes the protein MSEDSGLSALGARLLADAENISEEMQDWRRDFHQFPELAFEENITASKITKVLESIEGMEVVSGFAIPTAVIGILGNDLPGPAILLRSCMDAIAVEEETGLPFSSCMPGLMHGCGHDAHMASLLGAAKVLSLHRDKLKKKVVLLFQPAGEGRGGARTLVENRFLETFDIGSAASLHWWSELPYGELFLRRGVLTALSDKIHIDIRGTAGHAAEPHMTVDPVTISSHIVIAIQTMLTREIDPREPVVVSFGHVEAGFAYNVIPEQVNVWGTLRAFSPKTRDFVQGRIENMAPAIAKAFRGLASVEYTRNYGQVDNDSEMVDKILAAGIPFFGEDGIKMLERPLLSGEDFSFFSSCVPSVFMLMGTGLEYGLHHPRYDVPESMLPFSAAWEAYMGLTL
- the rarD gene encoding EamA family transporter RarD, yielding MDQNSKGIIALFSAYIIWGAMPIYWKAIEAVSSFEILGHRVVWSVVFTSVLIAFNKNWQIFKKMLRSGKRDLFWLAVGGFLISFNWGLYIWAVNDGRVLETSLGYFINPLLSMFLGMIFFKEKLNRIQTLALALAVLGVSIELAAAGSLPLVSLGLALSFGLYGVLKKTVRVSPEIALFTETLTVTPFAMAWLIFLQKEGASSFPYDSMTNLMLAGSGIMTSIPLLMFAYGASRVPLTTVGFVQYATPTLSFAVGLLIFKEDIHINRVFTFMFIWAALAMYSADLIFSGRKSAKKDNS
- a CDS encoding TetR/AcrR family transcriptional regulator, whose translation is MPRKTKEDSQLTRSRLLESALDVFSEKSFADVTLSEIAERVGMTKGALYWHFKNKNDIFLKLVAEICLDAERQFSEKYGEPKTLADLRDHYKRRLVPPDKNDRFMKIHALMLRRFEWPEEVQSNIFNILKDQIKREKKMVNEILLKSREEDIIRQDILTEDVAGAITSVFYGLFILALNEIVAEDLSKYADYICDAFRKDLTAKED
- a CDS encoding efflux RND transporter periplasmic adaptor subunit, whose amino-acid sequence is MTSLGEDGKIRINNPKHRGGLIKTAAVLAIAVLIGFALKSHFSPDASAKRANMQPQAPAVVLYNVSEKTLSSSRSFIGRVEAIQSVSLRPQVSGEIMKVNFKEGSFVKAGQILFTIDSSNYQATVDLRRAELEQAQASLTKSEKYLARVKSADKRSISASDIDAAESAFLQAKAGVSQAKAALKLAEIDLAHTRILSPITGRTGAAAYTKGNYVTPASGALATIIQTDPVRVSFALPDKDYLDQLELFRKNGPVYRTTLVLSNGRELDIQGERDFESNKVDDRTGTIEMVIRFPNPEGILIPGSMVRIGTRPIENDPSMIIPQESILADSQGSYVYTVDEKNIAHQTRIELGEEVGTMRKVTKGLKQNDRVIRIGLQNVRPETPVAPAKIGTETKTAAEIAGMSEEEALASETASSDKKEGN